In Fusarium verticillioides 7600 chromosome 6, whole genome shotgun sequence, the sequence AGATGACCGGGCGGAGCGGGATCCCAGTGGAGCTTTGCCTGATGGGCCGAGTCGTGGACCACTGCATCCACATTCAGCCAAACTCTGTCCATTACTTTCAAGGGCTGTTTGAATATCGTGCTCTACGAAGTGACTGAGCATCGAAATGGCAATCCAGAAAGGGAAGCCGATAACGCCTTGCACACAAACCTGCAACGGCGATCGCTTTCATACCCTCTCCATAGCCTTCACGAGGATACATCAAGCAACGATCGAGAGGCCGAAACAAGGCACCGTCAGGTACAGGACGCGCCGTCCGTCATCACTGACGTCCCACCCTGTCTTTTGTTGCCATCGACGAAGGCTCTTCTGCCTGAGATGGAGGTTGGCCGGTGTGAATTTGGTCAAGACGACGAATTTGAACGTTGAAATTTGGCGACTTTAACTGCGCGAGAAGATCGAAACAGAAGAACCCTGCTGATAACAGCGATTTGCAAACGGCTCCATTCGATCAGTGATGAATGCATCGATTGACGAAGACAACCGCATCAGTAAGGGTTTCTGGTAAGGTGTGACGATCTTTTCATTGTCCACAGGATAGTCCGTGTGCAGGACGGCTACAACATCACTATCCTCGTTTCAATTGTCGGATCTTGATGACGTTGTTGATCAGACGTAGGAACGGTATCCCCAGATACGATAGGCTGTGGTGAACCAATTATCCATGAACATAAGGGCAAATGCGTGTAATCGTTTGCAGAAACGATAAAGCTTGGTGAACGATACTACAGCGACCACCATTGACGCATCTGTAATTTCCAATTCGGGGGAACATCTATGAATTCGCACTCAACACCTGCGCAGTCCAGATGAATTCGTTCACTCTTTCACTCCAACTCCATTCCGATGATTCAAGCCCTTCATCAATCACTCACCAACCCTCACAATTGCATCCGTTCTTACACACCATATTGAGCTCTGTAGCATGTGTaaaagctcaaggcccaTCCCGTCATGTTTGATTCTCACACATCCTCTCACGAATACCCACCACACGCGTGCCACAGTCCACTCATGCAATCCCAGTCGCACCAGCAATGGCGCGCTGCACGTAGCAACCCACCAGACGGCTTGAATCGCTGACTCCCTAACTCAGCAACAGACAGGCTAATTCAATGACTGTGGTTGGTCaaagcttgaccttgcatCCTTTCCACCCTCGTTCATCTTGTGCTCATTCCACTCGTGGATGGAGACTGGGTGCCCGTCCCGCTGCAGCAGCCAAAAGCTTGCTACATACTACTACTGTAGCTACCTTAGCACGTCGCATACCGGATGCCCCTCGTAAATTAGCAAAGCACAGCAGGCCTCACCCCGGTTGCCTACCTGGACAGGCGCAATTTATTCATCGGATACTTAGTAGAAGACCCGAAATACCCTGCTGTTTTATCTAATTTATCCCTTACCCGCACAGGGCCAACGCGCACAGTGGGAGAAAAAAAGACCCATTTGCTCTTGTTCCCCCGCTCCATGCTCAATGCTCCCTCCCCCATCCGCCCATCAGCCTGAACCCTGGCAGTTGTGAGGCCTTAGGTTGGCTGGACTCTTGTCTCTACAATCCGACCCACACCCTGTCATCTCCGCTTCCGGTCAAGCGTCTCGTCAAGCACCTGTGGTGCGCAGCGGCCGCAATCATCTCTACCAATGAGCATCAATGTCTCTTTTGCTTAAGGTAAATTCCCTCGTCTTGTCTGCTTAGAGCAATAGTCCTACCCTGCCATCTATACTTCATCCCCTGCACTCTTTCACTGGGCTTTCCAACACGCGCACTTGCTCTTGCCTCGCCTGGCCTCGCCTCCTTCCCGTCCGCGCCACCCACGCTCTCCACAGTCCGCACCCAGAAAAAGGAAAGGCCCCCCCGACCCAAACCCAGACACACCCAGACCAGACTCGAAGCAGCAAACAAGCAAGAGCGTGCCCAACCAGGTTTCTGCGACAATTAAACGCAGAGCACCGCAGCTCCCTCCATTTCTCTCCGCTCCCACTCCAGATACAGTATAGATCCATCGGCACCACGCTCAAAGCAGTATCTCCACCACCTTTTTTTGTTCTTCCTGTCGCGGTTCGTTCGTGGTAATACAAACAagagctcttcctcttttgaGATAATCGAATCCAAGCCAATTTGAGACGAATATCGACTCGCAGACACCATGGCCGACATCACAGACCAGCACGACCAGACCTCTCCCACTGAGCTCGACGACTCACAGAACGTTGGCAATGGCAACGCCACTGAGTCTCGCGGCATCAAGCGCCAGCGTCCTTCAGCtggcgacgacgacgacgatgatgacgagaaggGCAGTCGCGAGCGTCGCAAGATtgagatcaagttcatcagcGATAAATCTCGTCGACACATTACGTTCTCCAAGCGCAAGGCTGGAATCATGAAGAAGGTATGGTCCAACCTCTCGACGattccaacaacaccagGTTTGCtatggcagccatgatgcttgaCCCCAAGTTTGAAATCGCGTGCAATTTGGACGCGCAAACCTCGACGTTTCTACTACACCAAACTTCAGCATCCATTGGTCTCTTTGACGCATCTTGGTTGCTGTTGAGATCCCCGTCGCGTCAAAACAAGCTCCCGCGTTTGCTCGTCTGCGCCAAACTTTGGCGCAACCCGATTCCTTGTTGCACGGAAAGCTAATTTATATTAATTCATCAGGCCTACGAACTCTCTGTCCTCACAGGTACCCAGGTTCTACTTCTCGTAGTTTCAGAAACCGGTCTCGTTTACACCTTCACCACACCCAAGCTGCAGCCCCTGGTTACCAAGTCTGAGGGCAAGAATTTGATCCAGGTACGTAACTATTTGCTTGCCTGACATGGCAGATTTTGTCCCTTCACAGACCATGGACTGATCATGGCCAGGCTTGTCTTAATGCTCCTGAGCCCACTCCAGGCAACGAGAATGGCGTCGATGGCGGCGACCAAGTAGAgtctccagaagaaccacCTAACCAGCACCTCCCTCCTCAGGGCAACCGACCTGGCATGCCTCAAAACCCTCACATGCCCAACAACTACATGCCCAACATGCCCATGGATCCTCAGCAGGCTCTGGCTTATCAGAGCTACGTACAACGGAATCAGGCTTATGGCTCTGGCATACCTCCTCAACCAGGTATGCCTGCTAACAGTCATCACCAGTCATAATGACGTCCGACTCCAAAGATCCGTCTTCGGTCAATGATACCCGGCGCTCAATGCTTTCTCGAGACGCCGTCTCTCGACCTTGCACGCCCCTCCTTGACACCAGAGCTGTCTTGTGAGGTCCCGGTGAAAAGGcgttggttggtgttgatttGCCACCTGCATTTCTCtttggtttttttttttactttcTTGAAATTACATCAAGGCTTTCAGGCCACAGCCAAGTCTGACGAGCCTTTGAGCGGAAATATAATAATCGCATCTGGGAGCAGTGGGTTTACGGGCAGTAAATCCCAACCTCGCGACCACGAATAACTACACGTGTCGCTTTCGAGATCAACAGTCTGCGGCCGATGCCGGGAGAGCTCCCATGGTCAACAGCACTGCCATGGTTTTATGTGATCAAAGGCTCCGTGGAAGCTGGTGCCTTGGCACCGTGGGACATTTGCGTGCGGTGGAAGCATGTTGGAGTGAAGAGGTGTTGTGATTGAAGATCACGAAGAGGCGCGTTTGGCTTGTGAATTACATCAGAGTGTTTGGGATGGCAGGGAATGGATGGGATGAAGGCACGAACGTTTACGGAATGGGTACTTCATGCAGATTTGACGTCTATCATGGGCCAAAAGAGACGAAGGAAGGATGCTTTCAACGCGGTTTTACCAAACTGTTCCTCTTTTCGCATTGAATGTCGAATGTAAATATGTATTGGACTAGTGAGCCAACATCTCCGCGCTCAGGCAAGATGTTGCAAGTGGGTTATTGGAGTTTGGCCCAATGAATAAGTATAAACCGGACTTTCCCAATATGGACATTCCACCGCTGAAAAGCTACTCTACCCCAGATTTGTAGGAACGGGGTTTCGAAATATGCTGCGCTTTATCTGCTGCAGATTGTATTCCACGTAAGTTAAAAGCCTAACTTCAATTTGGCGAatcattctttttgcttAACTCTAGGTCCCTGGTCTGAACCTTGAAAGGATTGAGGAAGGTTCAGGCTTGTTAGATGTAAAATGCTATTGTAATGGATCTCTTACCGCATTTGGAGAGTTGGTGGCATATGATTGGGAGGTTCTCTCGGCCGGTAAGATCGATCGTGTGCGGCTGCGCCCATGTGGGAACTTTGCTATTTCTGTCATaatttcttttcttctttcagcGTGCGCGCGTGGATTGACAAGATGAGATGACGTTGCTTGAAGGAAAAGAGTACCTACGACAGAAACGGTTTGGGGTCGGCCTTTTCCactttggtggtgaggtgGGGATGAAGGATCATCTTGGCTTAGTTGGGATGAGTCGATAGATCAAGTCAGAGTCGGACGTGTAGGTGTGTGGAAGTTGGCAATGAGGTCTTGAGGCAGACAGCAGATCAGTACTGTGTTGGGAACAGACCCGcgctgaggctgctggtATTCCTTGCAGTCAGTGAGGTATCTATTTCCCTTGCTACCTAGGGAGCCGAATAACTCTACATGAACTCTGTGACCTTGCATCAAACGGTACATTACTGGAATATATAGTCATGGTATAGATCGCTGGAGTAAGTTCACTTCTGTAACGGGCGGAAAACTTACAGGCAGCCCAACGTTAAGACGGATAAACATAACCTTCCACTCCCACGCATGCTAGCCACAGTCAGCCATGATACAGTTGTATAAGCACTTACAGTTCGCAAAAATGCTAACTAAGCCACCTCCTACACAAACTCGCCAAAGTTTCAGTGTTGTTCAATCGTAATAGGCTGAATATTGTCAAGGTTTGAAGCCAGGAGAGCTCAAGCTTTTACATCAGGTTGCGGATAAGGGTGGAAGGTAACGGGACAGAACTACATGTATTACAGATCATAACATAAATATAGTATGTGCCATTAAGGGGGGGGCTGCGTTCCTTCGATTCCTCAAGAAATTCCTAAAAACATAGCCTGCTCAGGTATCATATAGTGTCCTTGAAACTATGACCTTGTCTGGATATGTTTGGAGGAATTATGAGATAAACTCAAAGATAAGTTCACACAGACTCGGTTTTTTTCATTAAGTTAATATGGTCCGAGTATGTTCATATAAGCATTGTCTTTAGACAGCGGCATCGAGGTGCAACATTACCAActctccagctcatccacaCTTGCAACGAAACGCATGCAACTCGCTATTTCCCACGATCCGATGAGAATGGTATTTTACTATATGCACAATGCAAGATAACTGCAGGCAATAAAGTTAGCTGTAATATATTTGCCTCGAAAGATCCGAAGAGTGAGGAGAAACGAGTTGCCTTCCGTGGCCAGGAGCACGCGACACGAAAGCCTCCTTCCAGTATCAAGACTGAGATGACGAATTAGTATAGATGAGCTATGAAAGTGTCTCAGTCCAGTGTTTGATAAGGAGGTAGTAGAGGTAGTGAAGCCCCTGGTGATGAGTAGTCAGTCGTGGTTGgagcctcaaggagcaagaaaactccTGACTTTGAATAAGCGAACCAAGATAAGATGGTCCCAGAGTTCACTCAAATACACTAGGTTATACAAAATTTGCCTAATACTTCTTCTCATTTCGAAAAGCGATCcgttttcttgcctcctcctGTCAGGCAACAACCTTGGTCGTGAGCCATCACACAGCCTAACAAAGCGCCTTACGAGGCTGGAGCGTTGCCGATATGGAATTAATCTTGAAAttatctttctcttgtctaTAAGGATCATAAAAAATCCAGCACAGCCGGCTACTCGACTGCGTCCATCAATAAATTCTCGCCAGCCCGTCCGAACGATGCCCGCGATGGTAACTGTCTCGGAATTGAAGAGCACCCGCCGACGGTTCTCACCCTACCCAAGCCAGCTAGGAGTTCTGTGGCCGTTGTTCCTATGAGCAATAATTTCATGTCTTGTTTCAACACAGCGTAcgtagtgatgatgaggatggatCCAGGTCTAACCTTGACGACTTAGCTGcgttgaagttcttcagcatctttggCATCCAGGGGAGGCAAAAGGTATTAGGTAAGTTAATCTAAGCTTAGGGATCTATATACTCTCATTcatgagtttattttggccGCCTTCTCTGCTGCCTGAAATTTTATTGCTCCCTTGAGGCATTTGAAGATACTTGTCTCTTGGTAAATCTGGATGGCCAACGATACTGCAAGGCGTGCAGCTCCCAAATTCGCTATGACGTGCCGATTTCCATTTCTCGGATCTCTAGgacatcaacaatgatatTGTGCCCCTGGTGAAACTCCGGTGCATCCACGAGAGTCCTCCCTTCCTAGGAATAAGGTACTTTGCTTAGGTTTGCATGCAAGGAGAGGAGGTAACAAAACTCAGAACCTCTATCCTAAGTGATAATGAGTCAAATATTTTTGGCACCTTGATTTATCTTGTGTTACCAGTTTTCTTGCGCCCCTGGGGCTATGTTCGGGTGTGTTTCTGTCGTATGCAGTTCTCGTACCACTAGTACCGCTTTGtcatggtcttgatggtgaGCATATTTGAGAAGGTTTTCGGCTTTCAAACCCCGCTGACGTACCGGTACAAAAGTGACATGCGAATTCACCCAAACGACAAATGAAGTACTAACGCATGGGACTCAAagcataggtaggtagagaagaacatcaataAAAATGAGACAGAAACACCTGGTGACCTTTATTAAATGCTGTCACATAAACTTGGTCGCGTGCTCGTGTCATGCTGGAAAACCCCAAACGCCGCCCATTCCATTGCGAGAATTACCACATAGTGGTGTCCCCGACCTCATCTAGTATCATTTGCTGCCAACGCTCTGATTATGTCTCTAATGCTCGACTGTTGGTATGTATCGACCGACGGCTAGGCTGCCAACAAAGACACCAGCCAGGACGGAGAGGAAGTAGCCGACATTCATCGTCATGACGGCCAACATGCTGTAAGACACGATTAGCATATAGTCCAGTCATAATCAAGCTCTCGGGACAATGCGCAGACATACAGAAGATATCCAATCCCGACGATCATGGTATCGAGACATGCCCGAACCGGGTCAACACTGAACCTCCACGGTCTCGTCGCTGCTCGTTTCCTTTCCACAACCACGACGGTTTCTTCGAGACCATTTTCCGAGAGGGTCATGCGGCGCGCGTCGGGGCTAGAAGCTATCTGCTCCGACAAGgggatcttgccattgacCGCCACGTAACGGCGTGCAGCTTCGCGATCAAGCcagcgagcttcttggacagCTTTGAATGCGACGAGGGCCCGCGCAATGATAGCAAGAACAGCCAGGAAAATACATGTTCCTGCATAGGACCCTGCATTATTTGGTGTCCACGAGTTGGCGTACAGCGGCGTGCGAGTTTCGGTTTGGAAGACCATGGTCATCATGCTTGACCCGtgcgacgacgacgaggagcCGGATGAGTCGTCGCCCATATCCATGCCTGGCATGTCGTGCCTTGGAAAGTTCATGTCGATAGTAGTTGTGGTGTAGTAGCAGGAAGACGGTTCGCGAACAGCCCTGCTGTTTGCGGATTATGGATAGATCGATGCTTTGGGGCGCACGACGGCTCTGGGTCCTAGCAAGCGGTTTCTGGACGTTGTATCAATAGAAAATAAAGCACAGGGCTAATAAATTCGTATGATTTCCAGTATATTGTGTTGAGTGtggtgaatgaatgaatgaataaaTGGTCTGTGAAAGAGGAAGGGAGTTAGGCTACGGCAGGCGTATCGATCAAGAGTCAAATAATCACAGAAACGATCCGGGGAAGCCAGCTGCCGTTAATCAGTTAAATTACATGTTCAAGGACTGCTTTTTGAGGGCGAGGGACGATGTTATACTTTCTTGCTCAAATAAACTCATTTCTGTGTACCAGGGTGCATTAACCGATGCATCAATGGATGTACCTATACTTGGCGAATGTACCGCTGACTGCCCCGCTTGACAGTTCCCGTCAGAtagaacaacaacaccagTCAACTACCTACAAGTCGATTTGAAGTTCTCCAATTACCTAACTCTCCTTTACCCAGAAATTTCACAttcttaatatataattacATTTCTAgcaggtgatgaagaagtccaGTGCTTTCTGAAAGCCAGAACTTGAGCAACACATCTGCTGCAGTGCCGACTCCTAATGCTGCCATCTTAGATTTCCACGACAAAGCAACCTGAAACAGCCTCGATTCGGACTCATACTATCCCGAGGGATTCTGATTGTGTCGGATGATTCAAAAGAAAGTCCGATTGTAACAGCTCAGTATCAAGTTCGAATGCTTTTGCGCCGTTGTCTTTCTTCCCTGCAAGATATTTTCCGAGCTGGTACTGGTTCATTGTGATACTTCCGTGATAGTGTTGCTCTTATACAAG encodes:
- a CDS encoding MADS-box transcription factor, other eukaryote, with amino-acid sequence MADITDQHDQTSPTELDDSQNVGNGNATESRGIKRQRPSAGDDDDDDDEKGSRERRKIEIKFISDKSRRHITFSKRKAGIMKKAYELSVLTGTQVLLLVVSETGLVYTFTTPKLQPLVTKSEGKNLIQACLNAPEPTPGNENGVDGGDQVESPEEPPNQHLPPQGNRPGMPQNPHMPNNYMPNMPMDPQQALAYQSYVQRNQAYGSGIPPQPGMPANSHHQS
- a CDS encoding hypothetical protein (At least one base has a quality score < 10), with the protein product MNFPRHDMPGMDMGDDSSGSSSSSHGSSMMTMVFQTETRTPLYANSWTPNNAGSYAGTCIFLAVLAIIARALVAFKAVQEARWLDREAARRYVAVNGKIPLSEQIASSPDARRMTLSENGLEETVVVVERKRAATRPWRFSVDPVRACLDTMIVGIGYLLMLAVMTMNVGYFLSVLAGVFVGSLAVGRYIPTVEH